A stretch of Eleutherodactylus coqui strain aEleCoq1 chromosome 2, aEleCoq1.hap1, whole genome shotgun sequence DNA encodes these proteins:
- the LOC136611045 gene encoding E3 ubiquitin/ISG15 ligase TRIM25-like, translating to MASAAVRDELLCSICLSTYADPVMLRCGHNFCRVCIHRVLDTQDEAGVYSCPECREESQERPALMRCLALCNIMENLLITPPTQTEAGIFCTYCVDSPVPAAKSCLLCEASLCEKHLRVHSKSAEHVLCEPSANLGSRKCSVHKELLKYFCTKDSICICVSCSLAGEHRGHRVEMLDEASEKKKEKLRNVLQKLTTRREETEDRVRSLEERRRKAQENAAGEAERVTALCRDIRRRLDDLEKRVLSEISRQEKEESLLVSALMKKLEIQKDELSRKMRHMEELCNMTDPLTVLQEPDTRDLCDPEDMGGHDGGDGNTGGHDGGDGDTGGHDGGDGDTRGHGEPLHDVDGPDVAVISDTLHTLCDIVTDIRRGIYVEGPADILLDVNTAGNYIRISDDLKTATGTQENQKRPETAERFQIHQVMSRRGFSSGRHYWDVEISRSVGWGVGMCYPSIDRRGQQSSIGCNNKSWCLWRCDNQYSVRHDRKEIRLPHIISSNRVRIYLDYGAGRLSFYELCDPIRHLHTFTASFSEPLHAVLRVYDGSITTLGETIIETDQRQD from the coding sequence ATGGCGTCTGCTGCTGTGAGAGACGAgctgctctgctccatctgtcTGAGCACTTATGCAGATCCTGTGATgctgagatgtggacacaacttctgccGGGTCTGTATTCATCGTGTGCTGGATACACAGGACGAGGCTGGAGTTTATTCCTGTCCTGAATGCAGAGAGGAGTCTCAGGAGCGGCCGGCACTGATGAGATGCTTAGCTCTGTGTAACATCATGGAGAACCTCCTGATTACTCCTCCAACACAGACGGAGGCCGGGATCTtctgcacttactgtgtggactCTCCTGTACCGGCTGCTAAATCCTGTCTGCTGTGTGAAGCTTCTCTGTGCGAGAAACACCTGAGAGTTCACAGCAAGTCAGCAGAACACGTCTTATGTGAGCCCAGTGCCAACCTGGGGAGCAGGAAATGTTCTGTCCATAAGGAACTTTTAAAGTACTTCTGTACTAAGGATTCCATCTGTATCTGTGTGTCCTGCAGTCTGGCCGGAGAACATCGGGGTCATCGGGTGGAGATGCTGGATGAGGCCtctgagaagaagaaggagaaactGAGAAATGTTCTCCAGAAACTGACCACAAGGAGGGAGGAGACTGAGGACAGAGTCCGGAGTCTGGAGGAGCGCAGGAGGAAAGCTCAAGAAAATGCAGCTGGAGAAGCGGAGAGAGTCACTGCCCTGTGTAGAGACATCAGGAGACGGCTGGATGACCTGGAGAAGAGGGTCCTGAGCGAGATCTCCAGGCAGGAGAAGGAAGAGTCACTCTTAGTCTCTGCTCTGATGAagaagctggaaatacagaaggacgagctgtccaggaagatgagacACATGGAGGAGCTGTGTAACATGACTGATCCACTGACTGTCTTACAGGAACCAGACACCAGGGACTTGTGTGATCCTGAGGAcatggggggacatgatggaggtgatgggaacacagggggacatgatggaggtgatggggacacagggggacatgatggaggtgatggggacacgcGGGGACATGGTGAACCACTCCATGATGTAGATGGTCCGGATGTGGCTGTGATCtcagacacattacacacattatgTGACATAGTAACAGATATAAGGAGGGGGATCTATGTGGAGGGTCCTGCAGATATATTACTGGATGTAAACACAGCTGGTAATTATATCCGTATATCAGATGACCTGAAAACTGCAACCGGGACACAAGAGAACCAGAAGCGTCCAGAAACAGCAGAGAGATTCCAGATTCATCAGGTGATGAGCAGGAGGGGATTCTCCTCAGGACGACATTACTGGGATGTGGAAATCAGTAGAtcagtggggtggggggtggggatgtgttaccccagtatagacaggagggggcagcagtcaTCCATTGGATGTAATAACAAGTCCTGGTGTTTGTGGAGGTGTGATAATCAGTACTCAGTGAGACATGACAGGAAAGAGATCCGGTTACCTCACATTATATCCAGTAATAGAGTCAGGATTTATCTGGATTATGGGGCCGGGCGGCTGTCCTTTTATGAGCTGTGTGACCccatcagacacttacacaccttcACTGCCTCCTTCTCCGAGCCGCTTCATGCTGTATTACGTGTATATGATGGTTCAATTACAACATTGGGAGAAACCATAATAGAAACTGACCAGAGACAGGACTGA